One Ignavibacterium sp. DNA segment encodes these proteins:
- a CDS encoding SoxR reducing system RseC family protein, with translation MYKEELYEDGIVKESSNGFATVIISSSDHCEECTAKLYCKPGNSNERSLTAADPYGTKPGDKVRISIKGSKLISASFILYGIPLILLLTGLLIGMKIFAINKELLSTLLSIGLIVLYIPVVFSISRRKKQDEVRIKLEIVEKEHS, from the coding sequence ATGTATAAAGAAGAGTTATATGAAGATGGAATTGTAAAAGAATCCAGTAACGGATTTGCAACGGTTATTATTTCAAGCTCTGATCATTGTGAAGAATGCACCGCTAAGCTTTACTGTAAACCAGGTAATTCAAACGAACGTAGTCTGACAGCAGCTGATCCTTATGGTACTAAACCTGGTGATAAAGTGAGAATATCAATAAAGGGGAGTAAGTTAATTTCCGCATCTTTTATATTGTATGGTATTCCGCTTATACTACTGTTAACCGGATTATTAATCGGTATGAAAATTTTTGCAATCAACAAAGAACTGCTTTCAACTCTGTTATCAATTGGGCTGATTGTACTTTATATTCCGGTGGTTTTTAGTATATCAAGAAGAAAAAAACAAGATGAAGTCCGGATTAAATTAGAAATAGTTGAAAAAGAACATTCTTGA
- a CDS encoding zf-TFIIB domain-containing protein encodes MKLIEINYKDILVDKCSSCDVVWLDAGELDVISKLEKGKLDKLFGVFKK; translated from the coding sequence ATGAAACTGATAGAAATTAATTATAAAGATATTCTGGTTGATAAGTGCTCATCTTGTGATGTTGTATGGCTTGATGCTGGTGAACTTGATGTAATTTCTAAGCTCGAAAAGGGCAAGCTTGATAAATTGTTTGGTGTTTTTAAGAAATAA
- a CDS encoding transposase — translation MGRRGRNNLRNENFFFITTTVVKFIPIFNNPAFCEMLLSNIKYYRNKYRFTVLGYVIMPTHFHWIVEIDNNAGSVSDIMRDVKKFTAWKIFDKLLEDKNERLLDLFREAAMGINDQERKLWMKRFDDEVIRDQKMFWTKLNYIHQNPVKAGLVLKADDYKYSSARNYAFNDQSVLEVNTEMAGIDLYSGK, via the coding sequence ATGGGAAGAAGAGGAAGAAATAATTTACGAAACGAAAACTTTTTCTTTATTACAACTACCGTAGTAAAGTTTATTCCTATATTTAATAACCCCGCTTTTTGCGAGATGTTATTATCTAACATCAAATATTATAGAAATAAGTATAGGTTTACCGTCTTAGGTTATGTAATTATGCCTACACATTTTCACTGGATAGTAGAAATTGATAATAATGCAGGAAGTGTCTCTGATATTATGAGAGATGTCAAAAAGTTCACAGCTTGGAAAATATTTGACAAGCTTTTGGAAGACAAAAACGAAAGGCTACTGGATTTATTTAGAGAAGCAGCAATGGGGATTAATGATCAGGAAAGAAAGCTATGGATGAAGAGATTTGATGATGAAGTAATAAGGGATCAAAAGATGTTCTGGACAAAACTGAATTACATACATCAAAATCCTGTAAAAGCCGGGCTTGTGCTAAAAGCTGATGATTACAAATACTCAAGCGCAAGAAATTATGCGTTTAACGACCAATCAGTTTTAGAAGTAAATACCGAAATGGCTGGAATTGATTTATATAGTGGTAAATAA
- a CDS encoding T9SS type A sorting domain-containing protein gives MNTIKISFMVFILSIIVSAQKFWQHSNGPYAANVLDIEFAPSGTIYISNYFNGIHKSMDSGASWELVTNGIPEEFASILLINSVNFIYAGTVAHGLYRSTDNGISWNRLINLPSGSINSMFLMENDIINVCNQNGLFQTLDNGETWQSLTSNLTNIWMTTFTRNSQHKIFIGTSLGFIYMSNDEGTTWDSIKVSDYSINVIAININNDIYVGAEDGIYKSSNNGLSWTKLSNGLPTEEFYIIRTNSSGYVFAIAFKRIFYSFNNGQSWSEMNQELGFLGSFTIDSNNHIYAGSNYWGRGMYKSTNNGFDWQVINNGIKNSFITSLTQAMDSTIWVGTWGTGLFYSVNNGSAWNYTGMATKKVSSIKLDYNNNIFIATSDGVYFSEDNGTSWIDKSVGMTYRRFEDLIIINDCIYAGTYGAGLYRSCNGGNSWTKISYSLPSQMIYKLAILEEYLLCGTSSGIYKTSNDGASWEPFFSMIPDAIFVTSDDDVYVGTGNDGAFLSRDKGQTWISLIGNGLLAGMINTFGEDLVGNIYAGTDGGGVYVTLDDGYTWSKLNNGLPYLDINVFLSSLDGYMYAGTIGGGLYRSIDPISSIKSGETNFNIESFTLSQNYPNPFNPSTVISYRLPVIGFVTLKVYDILGREVATLVNEEKQAGEYEVEFNTASLPSRSGSALTSGIYFYQLLVSDFQSKDGKAGVFSETKKMILLK, from the coding sequence GTGAACACAATAAAAATATCTTTTATGGTTTTTATTCTTTCAATAATTGTATCTGCACAAAAGTTTTGGCAACACAGCAACGGACCATATGCTGCCAATGTTTTAGATATTGAATTTGCACCTTCTGGTACAATTTATATCTCTAACTACTTTAACGGCATTCACAAATCAATGGATTCAGGCGCCTCTTGGGAATTGGTTACAAATGGAATACCTGAAGAATTTGCGTCAATATTATTAATTAATAGTGTCAATTTTATCTATGCTGGAACTGTAGCCCATGGGCTATATCGTTCTACAGACAATGGAATCTCTTGGAATAGATTAATTAACTTGCCAAGCGGTAGTATAAACTCGATGTTTCTAATGGAAAATGATATTATAAATGTTTGCAATCAAAATGGATTATTTCAGACACTGGACAATGGAGAAACGTGGCAAAGTTTAACTTCTAATCTCACCAATATTTGGATGACAACTTTTACGAGAAATTCGCAGCATAAGATTTTTATAGGAACTTCTCTCGGTTTTATATATATGTCCAACGATGAGGGTACTACCTGGGACTCAATTAAAGTATCTGATTACTCAATAAATGTAATTGCAATTAATATTAATAATGATATTTATGTTGGAGCAGAAGATGGAATTTATAAATCTTCAAACAATGGATTATCATGGACTAAATTATCAAATGGTTTACCTACGGAAGAGTTTTATATAATTAGAACCAATTCAAGTGGTTATGTTTTTGCAATAGCATTCAAAAGGATTTTTTATTCTTTTAATAATGGACAGAGTTGGTCTGAAATGAATCAGGAGCTAGGATTTCTGGGTTCATTTACCATTGACTCAAATAATCATATTTATGCTGGAAGTAATTATTGGGGACGGGGAATGTATAAATCTACAAATAATGGTTTCGACTGGCAGGTAATAAATAATGGTATTAAAAATAGTTTTATAACTTCACTGACTCAAGCTATGGATAGCACAATATGGGTTGGAACTTGGGGAACTGGTTTATTTTACTCTGTAAATAATGGTTCAGCCTGGAACTATACGGGTATGGCGACAAAGAAAGTGAGTTCAATAAAATTAGATTATAATAATAATATTTTTATTGCCACAAGTGATGGTGTCTATTTTTCAGAAGATAACGGCACAAGCTGGATTGATAAAAGTGTTGGGATGACATATAGAAGATTTGAAGATTTAATAATAATTAACGATTGTATTTATGCCGGAACTTACGGGGCTGGGTTATACAGATCATGTAATGGCGGTAACAGCTGGACTAAGATCAGTTACTCTTTACCATCTCAGATGATTTATAAATTGGCAATCCTTGAGGAATATCTATTATGCGGTACATCATCAGGTATATATAAGACAAGCAATGATGGTGCTTCTTGGGAACCATTTTTTTCTATGATACCGGATGCAATTTTTGTAACCTCAGATGATGATGTTTATGTTGGGACTGGTAATGATGGAGCATTCTTATCAAGAGATAAAGGTCAGACTTGGATCAGCTTAATTGGGAATGGATTGTTAGCGGGAATGATAAACACATTTGGCGAGGATTTAGTTGGTAACATTTATGCTGGTACAGATGGGGGTGGAGTCTATGTCACATTAGATGATGGATATACCTGGTCCAAATTAAATAATGGATTACCATATTTAGATATCAACGTATTCTTATCCTCTTTAGACGGGTATATGTATGCAGGAACAATTGGTGGCGGATTATACAGGAGCATTGATCCAATAAGTTCAATTAAATCGGGTGAAACTAATTTTAACATTGAAAGTTTCACACTTTCCCAAAACTATCCCAACCCGTTTAATCCGAGCACGGTAATCAGTTATCGGTTACCGGTAATCGGTTTTGTTACATTAAAAGTTTACGACATACTTGGAAGAGAAGTTGCAACACTCGTAAATGAAGAAAAACAAGCTGGTGAGTATGAAGTTGAGTTCAACACAGCATCATTACCAAGCCGATCAGGCTCGGCTTTGACGAGCGGAATATATTTTTATCAGTTGCTTGTCTCGGATTTTCAAAGCAAAGACGGAAAAGCCGGCGTCTTTTCAGAAACAAAGAAAATGATACTGTTAAAGTAA